The Maniola hyperantus chromosome 24, iAphHyp1.2, whole genome shotgun sequence genome contains the following window.
TATACCACATTTCAAATTTATTGGCGGTACGGGCTTTTCGGAAGTACACctaggaaccctaaaaataacaattgtattttctTTCAGTACCAATATGGAAAGTACATCGGAAGCTTCTGAACCCAGCATTCAATCAGTCCATTTTGAATGGGTTTATAGATATTTTCAACAAACAAGCTCGTCGTCTAGTCAAGGATCTAGAAGTGGAAGTCGACAAAGGACCGTTCGACCAATTTACTTATACCCTGCCTAGTGCTCTGGAAACTACATGCCGTATgtattctttcttttttttctacatataaaaatgaatgttttggtgtacaatccatagtaatattataaatgcgattttcaaaaacctaaatccacgcatacgaagtcgtgggcatcagctagtaaagaatattttactttatatttagaagattattcCATTTTATTTTCAGTAACTATGATGGCAGTAGACTTCAGTGACGAGAGCTTGCTCAACAGCGAATACGTTCATGCTATAGAGAATATATTCAAATACGCAACAGAGAGGTTCCAGAAGCCCTGGCTGCACAGTGATGTGGTGTTCAACTGGTCTTCCTTGAAGAGGAAGCAGGACAAGTGTCTGAAGATCTTACACAACATGTCAAATACTGTAAGTATTATAAccgctagcttatgctcgcgacttcgcccgcgtggactacacaaatttcaaacccctatttcacccccttaggtattaaattttcaaaaatcctttcttagcggatgcctacgtcataataactaagtatctgcatgcaaaatttcagcccgatccgtcagtcagtcagtcagtcaatcagtcaccttttccttttatatatttagattatctgattgcagtcaagcgctagtctacaaataagatttttcaataactttacgtttttgaaaagtaggtataaagttttTATATGCAGATCTGTAggactattattataaacttgttCGCATCAACAATTTTTGTAATCATTAATAAAATTCACAGGTCCTTAAAAAGAGAAAATCAGAATATTTGAATGATAAACTTTACAAGGAAACCGAAGACACGACAAAAggtaaaacaaataaacaatatttaagCTTGCTAAGCGATGCTTGCTCGATAGGTTTCTCATACAATTATACACTAGATcctataaaactttttaaagtttAGCTACCAAAAGTGTAACAAATTAATACTTTATCTCCAGTTTTCGATCAAACCACCATGAAATTATGTCCATGTTATACTTACCTAGTCCAAAATACATAATCCTACCATCCaccattatttttatatttattttattttatttggaaaaccaacagcttaaattgatcttaacaatcataaaattaagtaactagaagctaataataggttttcATAGTTAgaatacaagttagctcttgactgcaatctcacctggtggtaagtgatgatgcagtctaagatggaagtgggctaaccgggcggggtatggtagttttaattaaacccatacgccttaggtttctacacggcatcgtactggaaagctaaatcgcctggcggcacggctttgcctctTCTCTAATCTGCGGCTTGGCCGCTAGGGTGTTAACTAGCtccggccgaagtctcccaccagaaaTTAGTAATGTGTTCATCAGCAAGTATGTACTTCGAAATTCCACAGACACGTAGGTATTTGAATGCCATTTCGGTTTTTTCCGCCGCtttccataaaaataatatgtgcaTCCTCTAGGCAAGTGTGTTTCACCTTAGAATTTATTCAACCGTACATGTCCTCGATATGGACGCAATGTCAAGTTTGACGAAACAATCGTCAATTTGTACGCAAGTTGCGTCCAACGAAGCGATATAGGTGCTAATCGTCTACCTATTTGTACTATATACTGGTATTTCTATGAATATATGATTTTATTTaacaatttaaactaaaactaaaaccttaaaaaatataatattataacttagaATTATAATTTAACATCAGCTGAAATAGCGATCAAGCAAAAGCCAAGCCTAGTTGTAAAAAGTTCCAAACAATTTCAGGTCCAAAATTTCGACCCCTCATGGACCTTCTCCTTGAACTAGCAATAGAAAAAGGCGTTTTAAATGACCGGGAGATCAGGGCGCATGTCGACAACATGTTGTTCGGTGCTCATGACACCACAGCAAGTGTGCTCATGTACACCATGCTGTTGGTTGGATCCTACCCTGAGGTGCAGGAGAAGGTTTTTATAGAGTAAGTGGTTTGTGGATAAGAGATTCTCTTTATATCCTCTCAACTTTTGCGGCCCCATTTAAAAAGCAACGCGTCTGTCTGGAAATTTATCGAAgtcaagtaggtagataccgtgacgttcgaatttcaactcgtactttacacgctagcgagcaaaattaccaTTTTCCGcgcagatttcaaagggcaaaagaATCCTTTCCGAACTAGTGAGATGAAGAAAAGTTTTATTCTGGTACCTAAAGAATTTTCTTGAATCAGAACGGTCTCCTTCTCGGTTTGACTTaaacttcttattgaaaccTTCACGGTACTGGCGCCTCTTATATCAAGCATCTAGCGTTTTCCTagctgtagtgagatgaaaattATTTGTGTTTCGCAAGGCtacaaatttatttgcgctcgatCCTTCGAATTCCtagctacgctcaggattctattttTTGAACCACTCGcctggctcggaattcaatacaaactctcgcgacaaaataacaactttgcagccttgcataacaaataaagtaggtattaattaattgAAGTTGATGCGTTCCAGGTTGCTCAACATTTTCGGTGACGATGACAGGGACGTCACGAAGCAAGATCTGTCACAGCTGGTGTACCTGGAGGCTGTGTTGAAAGAAACCATGCGCATTTATCCCCTCGTGCCCTTTATTATGAGATACCTCGATCAAGACGTCAAACTACGTAAGTATTATCATTTTGTAAAGTTTAcgttaagttttaaataaagtaggttatttaagtttaagtcaGTTTGTACatagtaaaaagtatgtaataataagtagatgtaaataatttaagttaacttagctatcgcattaggttagcctgtaatatagttttaagttgtcaaataaaaaaataaaaaaatgcaattattaataaaacttctgactgacgccagaggtcaacgaacgttacgttagcggttagtaggtcactcggagtcgaTGCCGTGTCGTAAGAggggtattgacccgagttttgcacgctatacattgcgggtttgaaaaatactaaatcactaaaactacaaaatgaagcaaatggttattggtattagattgtgtttaggtagtactataacaataacgctatgttttgctagcattctggttacaccctgtataataaatTGTAGTAATTTAGTAccacgtggcacggcccgcatCCGCCACGTGCTGACATAGATCAtcccttaaacttttaaccgCAATTTTCAATTCGCGGTTTagatttgtttaattaatattgaCTGTTTTTTTGACAGGTAATTGTACTCTCTCGAAAGGTCGAACTTGTTTCCTGTCAGCCTACGGAGTCCACAGACACCCCATGTGGGGTCCAGATGTTGAGGAGTTCAGACCAGAACGCTGGCTGGACTCTGAAACGTTGCCTAAATGTCCCACTGCGTTTGCTGGCTTTGGTATGGGAAGAAGAATCTGTATAGGTGTGTAaagataggtactaatattgACCTTGGCTTGGACAAATCCATAGgtactacttaatattttaaatgtgcatgtctgtctgtctctcctgGAGACAATGGCGATCTctcaccggaagacgcagtgtaggaagaccccccactaggtggacggacaacatcagacgagtcgcagggagtcgctggattcgggcggcgcaagaccgtggcgtgtgaaagtcgctacaagagacctatgtccagcagtggacgtctattggttgatgatgatgatgatgatgatgatggtatgtatgaagtcgggcgaacataaaagaaactagaaatcaaagcgtccagctcgcccgacttcaacatacatgcctacacgtgtagaaacttgaaacaaaagttattttttactttgtagtggttttagaagtcggtttttttaatacattttttatccataatattataaatgcgaaagtgtgtctgtctgtctgctagctttacacggctcaccgttcaactgattttgacgaaatgtggtacagaggtagcttgcaacccggggaagaacataggctactttttatcccggaaaatttaagagttcccacagaattttgaaaaacctaaatccacacgtacgaagtcgcgggcatcagctagtattttatattttcaggaAAAACATACGCTATGATGTCAATGAAGACCACCCTGGCTCACGTGTTCCGACGCTACAGGGTGTCCGGAAATCATTTGTTGATGACGAGTAAGATAGACGTCCTGCTAAGGCCAGTATCGGGACACCATGTAGCTATTGAAATGAGGAAAAATAAAACGTAATTACAAAATAACATAACCTTatctttaaattatatttttatttttaatgtaccttaatgaaattaaattaattcccAAACgaataaattttctttttttgtagttattaatttgtttatcagttatttattgttagttattagttattgttacaaaatgaggcaaatggttattggtattggattgtgttaaaggtagtataacaataacgctaagtttttggtcttttatttttattttattttattttattagatatgccaacgataaaattgtaacaacattcacaatcATTAAAAACAGGTCACAAACAATCATCAATTACTTATAGGCATATACAGCATTACGTAGGTCTTCggttataatttaattaacaataggatacattacaaacttttGCAATGTTTTAACATTAACAACTAACATTAACAATTAACATCTGCATAACGTCTTCTTGCAGTGAAAATGACTGGCATGTATAACAggcgacgggtcgagatggcaatcggggtatgaggcggggggacgccccggacACACACaactcgcgctcgcccgtaccgggatAGCGCGAGGGTTGtttgggtgtgtggggcgttctctccccgattgccatcttgacctgtcgcgtactatacctttgacgtgacagttgacacctaaagttaaaatggcccgtgagaagtcattttgtacgcatttatcactacccctattattgagcctcaatagctcaaccggtaaaggagtggactgaaaagccaaaggtcgacggttcaaaccccgccttcaagcctgacgcttagttggagaggaaaggggaatattagtcattcaacatggctaatattctttttaaaaaaatatgaaagtgtgtttgtttgttggtttgttggtttatccttcaatcacgttgcaactgagcaacggattgacgtgattttttgcatggatatagaaataaagacctggaaagtgacataggctacttttcatcacgggaaatcaaagagttctcacgggatttttaaaaacctaaatccacgcgtacgaagtcgcgggcatcagctagtaagtatttACAGTCGACCCCCGGTAATCCGACAAACATTTTGCAGGGCAGTGTCGGACTATCGAATTTGGCGGATTATAGAATACTGCCTAAGACCCCCTATAGTCCGGAATTTTTTACGAAGAGAATACCTTGTAATCCGACAAATTACAGATCCAATGATAAGATTCtatatgttatattatatatgtaggtactctgAAGTACAAATCATACTTCACTATGTATTCAAACTAAGCAATCAGAATCAAAACAATACCCTACGCGTCGAGCACAATAGTGGTGGTGCGTACAATTAGTTGTCACTTGTTCAATCATGGATTAGAGAAGATtgtcaaaaaaatattcaataataaataatagaccATGTCGGATTACAGGGGGTGCCGGATTAGACAGGGGCCGGATTACCGGAGATCcactgtatttttaaattttgcatcAGGGTTGTAAAAGAACTGCACACTATatcgaaataatttattttattttgttctcTTTTCAATTGCAATATAATGTCCCGAAACTGGCTTGAGCATTATGTTCATTTTGAGGATCATCTTAGTGTGGTCTCCAGTCAGCCTGTAGTGCCGGAATATGTGCACTAGGCTGGTCTTCATCGACATGTAGGCGTATGTTTGACCTGGGAAAAAGAAATTTAATActtcatcaagatcaaccctacctcaaaaaaaaacgcgaaaatataaaataaaataatccttTTGTAAAAGTCCAccatatattgcaaataaaacatcggaCTGAGGCTCGTACAACGAAAATTGTGTAAGAAGGCCACACGGAGTCAATGCTGTGTCGTAgctggggcattgacccaagttttgcacgctatacattacgggtttgaaaaatactaaatcactaaaactacaaaatgaggcaaatggttattggtattggattgtgttaacaataacgctaagtttttgctagcgttgtggttacacccggtatggtTTACCTATGCAATTCCTTCTTCCCATACTAAATGCAGCAAAGGGGATGACAGTGCTTTCACGAAAGGTTGCTGGGATCAGCCAGCGTTCCGGCTTGAATTCCTCGGCATCCGGACCCCACATGGGGTGTCTGTGGACTCCGTACACCGACAGTAAACATGGTGTATCTTTTGAGAGAGTACAGTTTCCTGTTGAAaagttaaaatgttaaaaaatcgGCTAcgggcgagtcagactcgcaaaaccaagggttccgtactacagtcgtattttttgacattttgcattataaatcaaaaattatgatgcgtaaaaataaatgaaaatctgttttagaatgcacaagtaaagccctttcatatgatatcccatttgatatagttatcttacttctaaaattgaaaattctaattctaataattagaattttcatgaccacaatttaatttttttttgtgtgatgtaaccacaaattcacggtttttagattttccccaaatgtctgctataagaccttcctacctgccaaatttcatgattctaggtcaaggggaagtacactgtaagtttcttgacagaccgacagacagacagacaacaaagtgatcctataagggttccgtttttccttttgaggtacggaaccctaaaaaaagtcaTGTtcatagttcagcctggggcaaattttgtccatcttgTTTGTGTAAAACTTAGGTAAACCACACCGCATTAAAAAAGCAACTAACGCAACTTGACGTCGCAATTGAGATGTCTTATAACATAAGGTGCTATGGGATAAATGCGCATTGATTCCTTCAACACAGCCTCCAGGTACACCAACTGAGACAAATCTTGCTTCGTGACGTCCCTGTCTTCGTCACCGAAAACTGCGTGCAACCTGAGACATGAAACcaaatttattaagtactagcttcgTCTATCGACTGATAATAATCATAAGGTTCGAAATATAAATCTAAatgtttaaaaggaaaaggtgactgactgactgactgatctatcaacgcacagctcaaactactggacggatttttctgaaatatggcatgcagatagatattataatgtaggcatccgctaaggaaggatttttgaaaatttaacccctaagggtgtgaaataggggtttgaaatttgtgtagtccacgcggacgaagtagcgagcataagctagtctaaatatataaaaggaaaaggtgactgactgactgactgatctatcaacgcacagctcaaactactggacggatttggctgaaatatggcatgcagatagatattatgatgtaggcatccgctaaggaaggatttttgaaaattcaacccctaagggtgtgaaataggggtttgaaatttgtgtagtccacgcggacgaagtagcgagcataagctagtcttctaaatatataaaaggaaaaggtgactgactgactgactgatctatcaacgcacagctcaaactactggacggatttggctgaaatatggcatgcagatagatattatgatgtaggcatccgctaaggaaggatttttgaaaattcaacccctaagggtgtgaaataggggtttgaaatttgtgtagtccacgcggacgaagtcgcgaccataagctagttatatgtaAATGGGGAGGGAAAGCCCCTCACAcctgcacaacccccgcgctaacacggtgcgggcgagcgcgggtgacgtgcggatgtgcgggcgtccccccgcctcataccccgattgccatctcaacctgtcgcggactatacctactattaaaggATTAAGATACTCTACAACTTACTCTTTCCAAATTTCTTCCTGAACATTAGGATATGATGCAACTAACAACATAGTAAACATCATCACACCAGACAATGTATCATAACCAGCAAAGATTATAGCATCCATATATTCTTTGATCTCCTGGTCATTTAATAAGCCCTTCTCTATAGACAGCTCAAGAAGAAGATCTATGACTGACTTGAACGTTGGACCTGAAAACAAGCAAAAATTGTACCAGAGGAAACCTTTGATCATAATGCAACAGGTAGGTGCCATCTCAAATTTTGGTTATTATTTTATGCGCAACAGCAAATGAAATCTATTATatactttatctacacccatactTTATacataacgagacagatttatgccagcagtattatagcgctgtctctttttcacaggagtgttataatgaaattcagtacaacattataacactcgtttagatgctttaatatttattaagatattgggtgttttaatgttggcaataagctaactgtttcagaatcttttataggattcataatattatgggtgtagataaagtcttgtatgcaactgttgataattaggtattaaaacactcaagtcGTACTATTAGTACAAGTCggactttcgtgttttaatgcccctctttatacaacagttgcttaaataactattatatactaactagctgatgcccgcgacttcgtctacatgtcgcgggcatcagctagtaagtaataattaaaaatattatttttgtcaacCACCATTTATTCCACCACCACCATTTTCCGTAGCTATGACGTCACATTGTAACGGCCACGAACAGCGAACTGTATTCTCTCGATGGTCGTGTAGTGAGTAAAACAGAATCAAAATTGGTTgtaaaattctatttttgttttataattttaccgcgcgacttcatccgcgtggaattagatttttaaaaatcccgagagaactttttgattttccgggataaaaagtagcctatgtcactctccaggtctttatctatacccatgcatcaccgtcaatccgttgcaccgttgcgacgtgattgaaggacaaaccaacaaacaaacacttacgcatttataataagggtactgatagtcaCAATAACAACAACAGATTACCTTTTACCTTCTCATCAATTTTCTTGCATTTTCTGTTCTTCAAATAATTTGCTTTTCTCTGTGTTATAACctacaaataattaattttaggcatgtttagtttagagtttaggAGTggtattggactaagagccagcccGTGCCAgagcttcgttattttataaaatctggaAGTTTCTCTGCGCCCCCACACGTTTGTCCCCAACacggggaggaacgatcagcgactaagaAATTGGGATCATGGTGATGGTCATCATTTTTACTGGCAGgtggttgccacgacactaagtgtctggcaatgcacgacgtgatttcgaagaaaatataaaaaaatagactttatactttgacgtagaAGTTTTTCcacatttattaggtacctgttatctcttctcggtaggaaaggcattcctaaccagtggtagatgcatccgagtattcgaaagtacttgtaaaagtttatttgaataaaaaagattgttttttttttttaattttttctctcaaagccaccatgatccaaccttcataatcgctgatcgtttctcctGTGTTtggaacaatacgcagagaaactttcagtttttataaaataacgcaggtctggcacgcgctggctctctctatatgtATCACGGAAAAATGAAATTATGTGTCCATGCAGTATTtatttacaatgaaccaaaagcttaatttgctataatccgctgaaacaggtcgaatctgtatgctggatgttgcaccatacagattagacctgtttcagcggattgtagcaaactagaggatgcccgcgacttcgtccgcgtggacttaagtttctaaaaatcccgtggaaactctttgattttacgggataaaaagtagcctatgtccttgcctATGTActaagtttcgtcaaaatcggttgaacggatgggctgtgaaaggctagcagacagacagacagacacactttcgcatttataatattagtatgtattaagcttttggttcattgtatatcatggacttccgcaaagtaacgcctgcttcgatACAACATACAGTATTTGACAAATTATTCCCAATCTCTAGACACTCGTCGAGTTTCGTCTTCAGCTGTGACCagttaaatataaaatcgcTGTGCAACCAGAATCTTTGGAACCTTTTCATCAATATGCCCATGCCGATCTCTGATGCATGTATGTATTCGCTGATGATATTTCTCTTGTCTGTAAAGTCTGCTCCGAGAGTTACTAAAACAAAACAATCTCTATATAAGAAGTATACATATACAGTgaaaactcgattaaccggactaatttgTTGTCGGTACGGATTCgcataatcgaaaatccggataatcgaatgtatgaagaaaagcgggttttgtgcatattatgtagttcactataatagtattttaaattttcaaagtaagataactataccaagtgggatatcatatgaaagagctttgcctgcacattctaaaacagatttttatttatttttatgcataatagtttttgatttatggtacAAAATGGcagaaaaaatacccgagtatggaatggaaccctcggtgcgcgagtctgactcgcacttggccgatcaattttcggttggtagtccggataatcacgaatccgtataactgagggccggataattgagtttctatttttattttattttatttatttttattattcatgtaccaaaaattgtagttacaaagtaataataaattaagttacatcggaaatgcttatctctaaacagagatttcttccagcttcccattcaaggttgtgagtaaggcgtatcaagaagtggaataggtctacggtactagaatctaataaactacataaatatcttataataaatacccaaatcaacttatatacaataataatacttatcataatatataatacataatacataatatatgaaaaatataaatacataatataataaataaaatactctatattaatgataggtaatactgcttcactctgtatttgaatgagtgtactgagtggcagttctctctgacattttcaggaagtgagttCCAAAGTTGGGTAGCTAGTACGGTGAAAGATTTGTTATAGAAGACTGTGTTACAACGGGGAGTGACGAGAGGATTTTTTGAGACACACGACCGCATAGGTCTAGTTGGAGGGCGGGATAGTTGAAATCGCTCTCGTAGATAACCAGGGGAAGAGGTATTAAGAACATTGTAGAGAACAGTCAGAATATGCAAATTGCGGCGAAAGCGCATTGGGAGCCACTTTAACCGACGACGGTAATCGGAAATATGGTCGAATTTGCGGTGGCCGTATATAAACCGTATGCACAAATTCTACTGTATAACTCATACAGCTATAAATTAAATGTTGTATTGTAGCTTAGCTCAAAATCTCTCGatgcagtaaaaaaataaaaagtgttgcCGGGAGTGTTTTTGCAGTGATGTACAATAATTTGTGAATTTGCATAATTTTACGGAATTTTTTcgagtttcttatttttttcaaaaattatggaAATGTGAACACTTTGTTTTGTAATGTAGGCGATAGGACAGTATTGTTGCCCTTCGAATAAGCCCATTTTTATCTCAGTAATACCAAAATTTTGAGAAATATATGACT
Protein-coding sequences here:
- the LOC138404049 gene encoding cytochrome P450 4V2-like isoform X3; its protein translation is MALICKDLPTEARAEKWNKDEPPPLPGALPLIGHVHLLLGNSSQLWNAAKELCYNSLNAGGVISAYMGPRTVYFVTDPDDCLKIANTCLQKDLFYKFIKPWLEEALLTSDVPIWKVHRKLLNPAFNQSILNGFIDIFNKQARRLVKDLEVEVDKGPFDQFTYTLPSALETTCLTMMAVDFSDESLLNSEYVHAIENIFKYATERFQKPWLHSDVVFNWSSLKRKQDKCLKILHNMSNTVLKKRKSEYLNDKLYKETEDTTKGPKFRPLMDLLLELAIEKGVLNDREIRAHVDNMLFGAHDTTASVLMYTMLLVGSYPEVQEKVFIELLNIFGDDDRDVTKQDLSQLVYLEAVLKETMRIYPLVPFIMRYLDQDVKLRNCTLSKGRTCFLSAYGVHRHPMWGPDVEEFRPERWLDSETLPKCPTAFAGFGMGRRICIGKTYAMMSMKTTLAHVFRRYRVSGNHLLMTSKIDVLLRPVSGHHVAIEMRKNKT
- the LOC138404049 gene encoding cytochrome P450 4C1-like isoform X4 — encoded protein: MAWRRRNRNKDEPPPLPGALPLIGHVHLLLGNSSQLWNAAKELCYNSLNAGGVISAYMGPRTVYFVTDPDDCLKIANTCLQKDLFYKFIKPWLEEALLTSDVPIWKVHRKLLNPAFNQSILNGFIDIFNKQARRLVKDLEVEVDKGPFDQFTYTLPSALETTCLTMMAVDFSDESLLNSEYVHAIENIFKYATERFQKPWLHSDVVFNWSSLKRKQDKCLKILHNMSNTVLKKRKSEYLNDKLYKETEDTTKGPKFRPLMDLLLELAIEKGVLNDREIRAHVDNMLFGAHDTTASVLMYTMLLVGSYPEVQEKVFIELLNIFGDDDRDVTKQDLSQLVYLEAVLKETMRIYPLVPFIMRYLDQDVKLRNCTLSKGRTCFLSAYGVHRHPMWGPDVEEFRPERWLDSETLPKCPTAFAGFGMGRRICIGKTYAMMSMKTTLAHVFRRYRVSGNHLLMTSKIDVLLRPVSGHHVAIEMRKNKT
- the LOC138404049 gene encoding cytochrome P450 4V2-like isoform X2, translated to MLSVALILVFLSCGILAWRRRNRNKDEPPPLPGALPLIGHVHLLLGNSSQLWNAAKELCYNSLNAGGVISAYMGPRTVYFVTDPDDCLKIANTCLQKDLFYKFIKPWLEEALLTSDVPIWKVHRKLLNPAFNQSILNGFIDIFNKQARRLVKDLEVEVDKGPFDQFTYTLPSALETTCLTMMAVDFSDESLLNSEYVHAIENIFKYATERFQKPWLHSDVVFNWSSLKRKQDKCLKILHNMSNTVLKKRKSEYLNDKLYKETEDTTKGPKFRPLMDLLLELAIEKGVLNDREIRAHVDNMLFGAHDTTASVLMYTMLLVGSYPEVQEKVFIELLNIFGDDDRDVTKQDLSQLVYLEAVLKETMRIYPLVPFIMRYLDQDVKLRNCTLSKGRTCFLSAYGVHRHPMWGPDVEEFRPERWLDSETLPKCPTAFAGFGMGRRICIGKTYAMMSMKTTLAHVFRRYRVSGNHLLMTSKIDVLLRPVSGHHVAIEMRKNKT
- the LOC138404049 gene encoding cytochrome P450 4V2-like isoform X1, encoding MLTVELILLVLVLLALASSRRNSGKEEPPALSGALPLIGHAHLLIGDSLKLWNAAKELCYNSLNAGGVISAYMGPRTVYFVTDPDDCLKIANTCLQKDLFYKFIKPWLEEALLTSDVPIWKVHRKLLNPAFNQSILNGFIDIFNKQARRLVKDLEVEVDKGPFDQFTYTLPSALETTCLTMMAVDFSDESLLNSEYVHAIENIFKYATERFQKPWLHSDVVFNWSSLKRKQDKCLKILHNMSNTVLKKRKSEYLNDKLYKETEDTTKGPKFRPLMDLLLELAIEKGVLNDREIRAHVDNMLFGAHDTTASVLMYTMLLVGSYPEVQEKVFIELLNIFGDDDRDVTKQDLSQLVYLEAVLKETMRIYPLVPFIMRYLDQDVKLRNCTLSKGRTCFLSAYGVHRHPMWGPDVEEFRPERWLDSETLPKCPTAFAGFGMGRRICIGKTYAMMSMKTTLAHVFRRYRVSGNHLLMTSKIDVLLRPVSGHHVAIEMRKNKT
- the LOC138404049 gene encoding cytochrome P450 4C1-like isoform X5 yields the protein MLTVELILLVLVLLALASSRRNSGKEEPPALSGALPLIGHAHLLIGDSLKLWNAAKELCYNSLNAGGVISAYMGPRTVYFVTDPDDCLKIANTCLQKDLFYKFIKPWLEEALLTSDVPIWKVHRKLLNPAFNQSILNGFIDIFNKQARRLVKDLEVEVDKGPFDQFTYTLPSALETTCLTMMAVDFSDESLLNSEYVHAIENIFKYATERFQKPWLHSDVVFNWSSLKRKQDKCLKILHNMSNTVLKKRKSEYLNDKLYKETEDTTKGPKFRPLMDLLLELAIEKGVLNDREIRAHVDNMLFGAHDTTASVLMYTMLLVGSYPEVQEKVFIELLNIFGDDDRDVTKQDLSQLVYLEAVLKETMRIYPLVPFIMRYLDQDVKLRNCTLSKGRTCFLSAYGVHRHPMWGPDVEEFRPERWLDSETLPKCPTAFAGFGMGRRICIGV
- the LOC138404049 gene encoding cytochrome P450 4C1-like isoform X6: MGPRTVYFVTDPDDCLKIANTCLQKDLFYKFIKPWLEEALLTSDVPIWKVHRKLLNPAFNQSILNGFIDIFNKQARRLVKDLEVEVDKGPFDQFTYTLPSALETTCLTMMAVDFSDESLLNSEYVHAIENIFKYATERFQKPWLHSDVVFNWSSLKRKQDKCLKILHNMSNTVLKKRKSEYLNDKLYKETEDTTKGPKFRPLMDLLLELAIEKGVLNDREIRAHVDNMLFGAHDTTASVLMYTMLLVGSYPEVQEKVFIELLNIFGDDDRDVTKQDLSQLVYLEAVLKETMRIYPLVPFIMRYLDQDVKLRNCTLSKGRTCFLSAYGVHRHPMWGPDVEEFRPERWLDSETLPKCPTAFAGFGMGRRICIGKTYAMMSMKTTLAHVFRRYRVSGNHLLMTSKIDVLLRPVSGHHVAIEMRKNKT